One Ananas comosus cultivar F153 linkage group 1, ASM154086v1, whole genome shotgun sequence DNA window includes the following coding sequences:
- the LOC109711879 gene encoding uncharacterized protein LOC109711879 isoform X1 produces MRTASSPAASPIAMAKNKNAQSHKGPDQVPPRITSNVKQNLQFLKLWKEFQKKKTSTPKPATSYRRKKAVKEDLPEDTDLYQDPTSNLYYTNQGLDAVVPVLLVDGYNVCGFWAKLKKHFMKGRLDIARQKLIDELITFSVLKVNFASYTEVKVVVVFDAMMSGLPTHKETFAGVDVVFSGETCADAWIEKEVVALRVDGCPKVWVVTSDVCQQQAAYGAGAYVWSCKALVSEIKASEKEFQNILNEHRSTSVQGKLLQHNLGRDVVDALKDLKKKLSEDEST; encoded by the exons ATGAGAACCGCCTCCTCCCCTGCGGCTTCTCCCATCGCCATGGCGAAGAACAAGAACGCCCAATCCCacaag GGTCCAGATCAAGTTCCTCCAAGGATTACATCAAACGTTAAGCAGAACCTGCAATTCTTAAAGTTGTGGAAG GAATTTCAAAAGAAGAAGACAAGTACACCTAAGCCTGCCACTAGTTACCGCAGAAAGAAGGCAGTGAAGGAAGACCTTCCAGAAGATACAGATCTTTATCAAGATCCTACTTCAAATCTTTACTA CACAAATCAGGGTTTAGACGCTGTTGTTCCGGTTCTGCTTGTCGATGGTTACAATGTATGCGGCTTCTGGGCAAAGCTAAAGAAGCATTTCATGAAAGGAAGGCTTGATATTGCTCGGCAGAAGCTCATCGATGAGCTGATAACATTTAGCGTACTCAAAG TTAACTTTGCGAGCTATACAGAGGTAAAAGTTGTAGTGGTGTTTGATGCTATGATGTCTGGACTTCCAACTCACAAGGAAACTTTTGCTGG TGTTGATGTAGTTTTCTCAGGTGAGACATGTGCTGATGCTTGGATTGAAAAGGAG GTTGTAGCTCTGAGGGTGGATGGTTGTCCGAAAGTTTGGGTTGTCACATCCGATGTATGTCAGCAACAAGCAGCATATGGAGCA GGTGCTTATGTGTGGAGCTGCAAAGCATTAGTATCAGAG ATAAAGGCTTCGGAAAAAGAGTTTCAAAACATACTTAACGAACACAG GTCAACTTCGGTACAAGGGAAACTGCTTCAGCATAATCTGGGCCGCGATGTGGTTGATGCGTTGAAGGATCTCAAGAAAAAGCTCTCCGAAGACGAGTCGACGTAG
- the LOC109711879 gene encoding uncharacterized protein LOC109711879 isoform X3 codes for MRTASSPAASPIAMAKNKNAQSHKGPDQVPPRITSNVKQNLQFLKLWKEFQKKKTSTPKPATSYRRKKAVKEDLPEDTDLYQDPTSNLYYTNQGLDAVVPVLLVDGYNVCGFWAKLKKHFMKGRLDIARQKLIDELITFSVLKVNFASYTEVKVVVVFDAMMSGLPTHKETFAGVDVVFSGETCADAWIEKEVVALRVDGCPKVWVVTSDVCQQQAAYGAIKASEKEFQNILNEHRSTSVQGKLLQHNLGRDVVDALKDLKKKLSEDEST; via the exons ATGAGAACCGCCTCCTCCCCTGCGGCTTCTCCCATCGCCATGGCGAAGAACAAGAACGCCCAATCCCacaag GGTCCAGATCAAGTTCCTCCAAGGATTACATCAAACGTTAAGCAGAACCTGCAATTCTTAAAGTTGTGGAAG GAATTTCAAAAGAAGAAGACAAGTACACCTAAGCCTGCCACTAGTTACCGCAGAAAGAAGGCAGTGAAGGAAGACCTTCCAGAAGATACAGATCTTTATCAAGATCCTACTTCAAATCTTTACTA CACAAATCAGGGTTTAGACGCTGTTGTTCCGGTTCTGCTTGTCGATGGTTACAATGTATGCGGCTTCTGGGCAAAGCTAAAGAAGCATTTCATGAAAGGAAGGCTTGATATTGCTCGGCAGAAGCTCATCGATGAGCTGATAACATTTAGCGTACTCAAAG TTAACTTTGCGAGCTATACAGAGGTAAAAGTTGTAGTGGTGTTTGATGCTATGATGTCTGGACTTCCAACTCACAAGGAAACTTTTGCTGG TGTTGATGTAGTTTTCTCAGGTGAGACATGTGCTGATGCTTGGATTGAAAAGGAG GTTGTAGCTCTGAGGGTGGATGGTTGTCCGAAAGTTTGGGTTGTCACATCCGATGTATGTCAGCAACAAGCAGCATATGGAGCA ATAAAGGCTTCGGAAAAAGAGTTTCAAAACATACTTAACGAACACAG GTCAACTTCGGTACAAGGGAAACTGCTTCAGCATAATCTGGGCCGCGATGTGGTTGATGCGTTGAAGGATCTCAAGAAAAAGCTCTCCGAAGACGAGTCGACGTAG
- the LOC109711879 gene encoding uncharacterized protein LOC109711879 isoform X2, which produces MRTASSPAASPIAMAKNKNAQSHKGPDQVPPRITSNVKQNLQFLKLWKEFQKKKTSTPKPATSYRRKKAVKEDLPEDTDLYQDPTSNLYYTNQGLDAVVPVLLVDGYNVCGFWAKLKKHFMKGRLDIARQKLIDELITFSVLKEVKVVVVFDAMMSGLPTHKETFAGVDVVFSGETCADAWIEKEVVALRVDGCPKVWVVTSDVCQQQAAYGAGAYVWSCKALVSEIKASEKEFQNILNEHRSTSVQGKLLQHNLGRDVVDALKDLKKKLSEDEST; this is translated from the exons ATGAGAACCGCCTCCTCCCCTGCGGCTTCTCCCATCGCCATGGCGAAGAACAAGAACGCCCAATCCCacaag GGTCCAGATCAAGTTCCTCCAAGGATTACATCAAACGTTAAGCAGAACCTGCAATTCTTAAAGTTGTGGAAG GAATTTCAAAAGAAGAAGACAAGTACACCTAAGCCTGCCACTAGTTACCGCAGAAAGAAGGCAGTGAAGGAAGACCTTCCAGAAGATACAGATCTTTATCAAGATCCTACTTCAAATCTTTACTA CACAAATCAGGGTTTAGACGCTGTTGTTCCGGTTCTGCTTGTCGATGGTTACAATGTATGCGGCTTCTGGGCAAAGCTAAAGAAGCATTTCATGAAAGGAAGGCTTGATATTGCTCGGCAGAAGCTCATCGATGAGCTGATAACATTTAGCGTACTCAAAG AGGTAAAAGTTGTAGTGGTGTTTGATGCTATGATGTCTGGACTTCCAACTCACAAGGAAACTTTTGCTGG TGTTGATGTAGTTTTCTCAGGTGAGACATGTGCTGATGCTTGGATTGAAAAGGAG GTTGTAGCTCTGAGGGTGGATGGTTGTCCGAAAGTTTGGGTTGTCACATCCGATGTATGTCAGCAACAAGCAGCATATGGAGCA GGTGCTTATGTGTGGAGCTGCAAAGCATTAGTATCAGAG ATAAAGGCTTCGGAAAAAGAGTTTCAAAACATACTTAACGAACACAG GTCAACTTCGGTACAAGGGAAACTGCTTCAGCATAATCTGGGCCGCGATGTGGTTGATGCGTTGAAGGATCTCAAGAAAAAGCTCTCCGAAGACGAGTCGACGTAG